Proteins co-encoded in one bacterium genomic window:
- a CDS encoding leucine--tRNA ligase produces FGLPTERHAIKTGEPPQETTVQNCSTYRNQMEILGLSYDWSRTITTSDPSYYKWTQSVFIDFYNSWFDTNSGIARPIEDLPIPESISALGTSAVEDYRNAHRLIYFDDVPVNWCPELGTVLSNEEVFDGKSEQGYPVERVQMKQLLVRITAYADRLLEGLEELDWPESIKQLQRNWIGKSEGLEITFPVSKSSEELLAFTTRPETLFGATFLTIAPEHPLVKTLCSPEQKSEVETYCQEASQRSDLDRTSQDQKTGVFLGSSAKHPFLEKEIPIYVSDYVMMGVGSGVVMGVPAHDERDFQFAKNYHLPIVPVILPRDAGKEREAVLAKEIVWTEDGAMIASQANHELELHWLGKDSSQVRVDCRTEIVDKGVASAATHYKLRDWVFSRQRYWGEPIPLIHWDDGTISTVPKEELPLELPHLENYQPTNTGESALARAADWVSTSSKESGVSGKRETLTMPQWAGSCWYPIRFMDPENRDQIVAPEVEKAWGPVDLYLGGAEHATLHLLYSRFWFQAMHDLGLTSIKEPFTRLFNQGMLTSFAFQDKNGVLIPVDEVEEKSPEVYAKKDSGEVVERITAKMSKSLRNVVRPDDVIGEYGADTFRVHIMFMGPVESQRSWDGVDIAGASRFMRKFWFFCTGSEEQTGVREFIPLEDEKLEVSLRINEAAAKISSDIEGLRFNVSIAELMKCLRDIREQEISRESFEKFLKVASPFLPFTAEEIWERLGHSESIAYAPWPEADRELIANSKTNIEVVYQVNGKKRGKINVPSDISNSELEAIAAEALQEQLSDDLSNAKFIIVPDRKTKLPKLLNIVVGQKPSGK; encoded by the coding sequence CGTTTGGCTTACCGACAGAACGGCATGCAATTAAAACTGGCGAACCACCTCAAGAAACAACCGTTCAAAATTGTTCCACCTATAGAAATCAAATGGAAATACTTGGTCTTTCATATGATTGGTCAAGGACAATAACAACTAGCGATCCAAGCTATTACAAGTGGACACAGAGCGTTTTTATCGATTTTTACAATTCATGGTTTGATACGAATAGTGGCATCGCTCGACCAATAGAGGATTTACCAATACCAGAAAGCATTTCTGCGCTGGGAACATCTGCCGTTGAGGACTATCGCAATGCTCATCGGCTCATTTACTTCGATGACGTTCCAGTGAATTGGTGCCCAGAACTAGGCACAGTTCTTTCGAACGAAGAGGTTTTTGATGGCAAGAGTGAGCAAGGTTATCCTGTGGAACGGGTACAAATGAAGCAGTTGTTGGTTCGAATTACTGCCTATGCAGATCGGTTACTTGAGGGGCTGGAGGAACTCGATTGGCCTGAGAGCATTAAGCAGCTTCAAAGAAATTGGATAGGGAAAAGTGAGGGCCTTGAGATAACTTTTCCTGTATCGAAGAGCAGTGAAGAATTATTGGCATTTACTACTCGGCCGGAAACTCTTTTTGGTGCCACTTTCTTGACAATAGCCCCTGAGCATCCATTGGTAAAAACCCTTTGTTCCCCAGAGCAGAAATCAGAGGTGGAAACGTATTGCCAAGAAGCCTCCCAGAGGAGCGACTTAGACCGCACCTCACAGGACCAAAAGACGGGAGTCTTCTTAGGCTCTTCAGCTAAACATCCATTCCTTGAGAAAGAGATTCCAATTTATGTGTCTGACTACGTGATGATGGGAGTGGGCAGCGGTGTCGTAATGGGTGTGCCTGCCCATGATGAGAGAGATTTTCAATTTGCTAAGAACTATCATTTGCCAATCGTCCCGGTGATTTTACCTCGGGATGCTGGTAAAGAACGTGAAGCTGTACTCGCCAAAGAAATTGTCTGGACTGAAGACGGGGCGATGATCGCATCTCAAGCAAATCATGAGCTAGAACTACATTGGCTCGGAAAAGACTCCTCTCAGGTCAGAGTGGATTGCAGAACTGAGATTGTCGATAAGGGAGTAGCTTCTGCAGCAACTCACTATAAGCTCCGAGATTGGGTTTTTTCCCGTCAACGATACTGGGGTGAACCCATCCCCTTGATTCATTGGGATGATGGAACAATCAGTACAGTGCCCAAGGAAGAACTTCCTCTTGAATTACCTCATCTTGAGAATTACCAACCGACCAATACGGGTGAGTCTGCCCTTGCCCGTGCAGCGGATTGGGTTTCAACTTCTAGCAAAGAATCTGGTGTGTCTGGGAAACGAGAAACTCTTACAATGCCACAGTGGGCAGGATCTTGTTGGTATCCAATTCGATTCATGGATCCTGAAAATAGAGATCAAATTGTTGCCCCAGAGGTAGAAAAGGCGTGGGGGCCGGTCGATCTCTATTTAGGAGGCGCTGAGCATGCGACCTTGCACCTTCTGTACTCTCGCTTCTGGTTCCAGGCAATGCACGATCTTGGACTCACCAGCATCAAGGAACCTTTTACCCGACTTTTCAACCAAGGAATGCTTACCTCCTTTGCCTTTCAAGACAAGAACGGGGTTCTCATCCCGGTAGACGAGGTTGAAGAAAAATCTCCGGAAGTTTATGCCAAGAAAGACTCAGGGGAGGTTGTCGAACGTATAACTGCAAAAATGTCAAAATCGCTGCGAAACGTGGTGAGACCTGATGATGTGATTGGAGAATACGGTGCTGATACCTTTCGAGTTCATATTATGTTCATGGGGCCGGTCGAGTCCCAGCGATCATGGGATGGAGTAGATATCGCTGGCGCAAGCCGCTTCATGAGAAAGTTCTGGTTCTTTTGCACTGGCTCTGAAGAGCAAACCGGTGTCCGTGAGTTTATTCCCCTTGAGGATGAGAAGCTAGAAGTTTCTCTTCGGATCAACGAAGCGGCAGCAAAAATTTCAAGTGATATAGAAGGCCTGCGATTCAATGTATCAATAGCGGAACTTATGAAGTGCTTGAGGGATATTCGCGAGCAAGAGATATCGAGGGAAAGCTTTGAGAAGTTTTTAAAAGTTGCTTCTCCCTTTCTCCCATTCACTGCCGAAGAAATATGGGAACGCCTTGGCCATAGTGAGAGCATTGCATACGCTCCTTGGCCCGAAGCAGATCGAGAGCTTATCGCGAATAGCAAGACCAATATTGAGGTAGTTTACCAAGTAAATGGAAAGAAGCGGGGAAAGATTAATGTTCCCTCTGATATTTCAAACTCCGAGCTTGAGGCTATTGCTGCAGAAGCCCTACAAGAACAGTTAAGTGACGACCTCTCGAACGCAAAATTTATCATTGTGCCTGATAGAAAGACAAAACTACCAAAGCTTTTGAACATTGTAGTAGGCCAGAAGCCCTCGGGTAAGTAA
- the sucD gene encoding succinate--CoA ligase subunit alpha: MSILVNKNTRVITQGMTGKSGSFHTEKCLEYGTQMVAGVGPGKGGKEHLGIPLFDTVAQAKEATDANASVIYVPPPFAADAIMEAVEADLDLVICITEGIPVLDMLKVNAFMKGKRTRLIGPNCPGVITPGEAKLGIMPAQIHKPGNVGVVSRSGTLTYEAVFQLTELGIGQSTCVGIGGDPLNGTNFIDCLELFEQDPETAAVIMIGEIGGSAEEEAAAWIKDNMSKPVVSFIAGATAPAGRTMGHAGAIVSGGKGTAEGKFEALEAAGVTVSRSPATLGEKIKGLL, from the coding sequence ATGAGTATTCTCGTTAATAAGAACACTAGAGTAATCACACAGGGAATGACTGGGAAGTCTGGAAGCTTTCATACTGAGAAATGTCTGGAATATGGAACTCAGATGGTAGCTGGCGTGGGACCTGGAAAGGGTGGTAAGGAGCATCTTGGTATCCCACTTTTTGATACTGTCGCTCAGGCAAAAGAGGCGACTGATGCGAATGCGAGTGTCATTTATGTTCCACCACCATTTGCGGCGGATGCTATCATGGAAGCTGTTGAAGCGGACTTAGACCTGGTTATCTGCATTACAGAAGGTATTCCCGTTCTTGATATGCTAAAGGTCAATGCCTTTATGAAGGGGAAGCGTACCCGTTTGATAGGACCGAACTGCCCGGGAGTTATCACTCCTGGTGAGGCAAAGCTCGGGATAATGCCCGCGCAAATTCACAAGCCGGGGAACGTAGGTGTTGTGTCGAGAAGTGGCACACTGACGTATGAGGCGGTCTTTCAGTTGACAGAGCTTGGCATTGGGCAGTCAACATGTGTCGGTATCGGCGGAGATCCGTTGAATGGGACGAATTTCATAGACTGTTTGGAGCTGTTCGAACAAGACCCGGAGACTGCTGCAGTCATTATGATCGGTGAAATCGGAGGCTCGGCCGAGGAAGAAGCTGCAGCCTGGATTAAGGATAATATGTCTAAGCCAGTCGTCTCATTTATTGCTGGCGCAACCGCTCCAGCGGGAAGAACCATGGGTCATGCTGGTGCCATCGTCAGTGGTGGTAAGGGTACCGCTGAAGGGAAATTTGAGGCGTTGGAGGCAGCTGGAGTTACTGTAAGTCGATCTCCTGCTACGCTCGGAGAGAAAATAAAGGGACTGCTCTAG
- a CDS encoding ADP-forming succinate--CoA ligase subunit beta has protein sequence MNLHEYQSKELLAAYGLPVLAGYCAYTAGEVEAAADHLGGGVCVVKAQVHAGGRGKAGGVKVAKDSAEARHYGEQILGMRLVTPQTGADGKLVRKVYVEAGCNIEREFYLSLLVDRAAKRIAIVASTEGGTEIEEVAEKDPSKIITQLVDPSVGLQSFQTIQVGMSLGLSAAQAREFGEIVEGLYEVFMDCDLALLEINPLVLTKEGGFILLDAKCATDNNALFRHPELKEYQDYDEMDPRDLRAGKFGLSYVGLDGNIGCMVNGAGLAMGTMDIIKEYGGEPANFLDVGGGASRETVTEAFKILLSDSNVKAILVNIFGGIMKCDVIAAGIVDAAKSLSLSVPLVVRLQGTNVEEGRKILQESDLNIVPADTMSDAAEKVVQAANGS, from the coding sequence ATGAATTTACATGAGTATCAATCGAAGGAACTGCTGGCAGCCTATGGTTTGCCCGTTCTTGCTGGGTATTGCGCCTATACCGCTGGGGAAGTTGAAGCTGCGGCAGATCATCTTGGCGGTGGTGTCTGTGTTGTAAAGGCCCAGGTACATGCTGGGGGTCGTGGGAAGGCTGGGGGTGTCAAGGTTGCCAAAGATTCTGCGGAAGCGAGACATTACGGCGAGCAGATTCTCGGAATGCGTTTGGTAACCCCGCAGACTGGTGCTGATGGAAAACTGGTGAGGAAAGTATACGTAGAGGCTGGTTGTAATATTGAGCGAGAGTTTTATCTGTCCTTGCTGGTGGACAGGGCTGCGAAGAGGATTGCTATCGTTGCCTCCACAGAGGGTGGAACGGAGATTGAGGAAGTTGCTGAGAAGGATCCTTCAAAGATTATCACTCAGCTCGTGGACCCTTCCGTAGGATTACAGTCCTTTCAGACCATTCAAGTGGGAATGAGTTTGGGACTTTCAGCAGCGCAAGCACGTGAGTTTGGAGAAATAGTGGAAGGATTGTACGAAGTCTTCATGGATTGCGATCTCGCTCTACTTGAAATCAATCCGCTCGTCCTCACAAAAGAGGGCGGATTCATCCTGCTGGATGCGAAGTGTGCGACTGACAATAATGCGTTGTTTCGTCACCCTGAACTGAAAGAGTACCAGGACTACGATGAGATGGATCCTCGTGATCTTCGCGCAGGGAAGTTTGGTCTCAGCTATGTTGGACTGGACGGTAATATTGGTTGCATGGTCAATGGTGCAGGTCTAGCCATGGGTACTATGGATATCATCAAGGAGTATGGTGGCGAACCAGCAAATTTTCTTGATGTAGGCGGAGGTGCGAGCCGAGAGACGGTAACGGAAGCATTTAAAATTCTACTGAGCGACTCAAATGTGAAAGCAATTTTAGTGAATATATTTGGCGGAATCATGAAGTGTGATGTTATCGCTGCCGGTATTGTTGATGCTGCGAAGAGTCTTAGCCTTTCTGTCCCTCTGGTGGTTCGGTTACAAGGGACCAACGTGGAAGAGGGGAGAAAGATTCTTCAAGAATCAGATTTGAATATCGTGCCAGCAGACACCATGTCCGATGCTGCAGAGAAGGTTGTCCAAGCGGCGAACGGTTCGTGA
- a CDS encoding sigma-54-dependent Fis family transcriptional regulator gives MRKNFQKIFLKSLNFLCKIVDPPFMTQQVLLAEDDHTTRELLTRLLAQQGFSVIGAEDGETALGSVSDETTIAIVDLRLPKLSGFRCLEEFRKRHAEMPVIVISSAGTKDAVLAMKQGAFHFLQKPLDRKEVLETLDRAIEWRKTVLQEKAIRTPFSSKAKALNGIRFEQSFLSELNEIDMEKSGVYLQCPVGGPLLEIAKHLHGRKATADERFIHLDFSTVPSSAMYRQLFGGGSDRGLLGYANGGTVLLENVQYLSPRVQKLLGEFFKTEGRDTFCIAAGHLALDSLRGREDVAPILLEVFSRQQVEIPPLRERKESLHELVENYLGQLRVELSLPEIEVSHDALKKLAEHNWPGNDNEVYSVLERAVLRGGDLGAIRISSDDLEIDTLSNASEEMSIERLGNLTLCEIENYFIQFHLDRCKGNKSQAARNLGITDRTIFNRIQKFGLQLSH, from the coding sequence GTGAGAAAGAATTTCCAGAAAATTTTTCTGAAATCGCTCAACTTCCTTTGCAAGATTGTCGACCCCCCTTTCATGACACAGCAAGTACTTTTAGCAGAAGATGATCATACTACGAGAGAGCTACTGACGAGACTGCTCGCACAACAAGGGTTTTCCGTTATTGGTGCGGAAGACGGAGAGACTGCGTTGGGAAGCGTTTCAGATGAGACTACGATCGCAATCGTTGACCTGCGGCTTCCCAAATTGAGTGGATTTCGTTGTCTTGAGGAGTTTCGAAAGCGACACGCTGAGATGCCGGTAATAGTGATTTCATCAGCGGGCACGAAAGATGCTGTTTTGGCCATGAAGCAGGGAGCGTTTCATTTCCTGCAAAAGCCTCTAGACCGGAAAGAAGTATTAGAGACACTTGATCGAGCGATAGAGTGGAGAAAGACCGTTCTGCAAGAAAAGGCAATTCGTACTCCCTTTTCCTCAAAGGCAAAAGCGCTCAATGGCATTCGATTTGAACAAAGCTTTTTATCGGAATTAAATGAAATCGATATGGAGAAAAGTGGAGTATACCTTCAGTGTCCTGTTGGTGGTCCATTATTAGAGATCGCGAAACACTTGCATGGTCGCAAGGCAACCGCGGATGAGAGGTTCATTCATCTTGATTTTTCAACCGTGCCCTCAAGTGCGATGTATCGTCAGCTTTTTGGTGGAGGCAGCGATAGGGGCCTCTTAGGATATGCGAATGGAGGAACCGTTCTACTCGAGAACGTTCAATATTTATCGCCTCGAGTTCAGAAATTACTCGGGGAATTTTTTAAAACAGAGGGAAGGGACACATTCTGCATCGCAGCGGGACACCTAGCCCTCGATTCTCTCCGAGGACGAGAAGATGTTGCGCCTATCCTGCTGGAAGTCTTTTCACGACAACAAGTTGAGATTCCGCCATTGAGAGAGCGCAAGGAGAGTCTGCACGAGCTTGTAGAGAACTATCTCGGACAGCTACGCGTAGAGTTATCTCTTCCAGAGATTGAGGTTTCTCATGACGCACTAAAGAAGCTTGCCGAGCATAATTGGCCAGGAAATGATAATGAGGTCTATTCCGTTCTTGAACGAGCGGTATTACGAGGAGGTGACCTCGGAGCTATTCGAATAAGTAGCGATGACTTAGAGATTGACACCTTATCAAATGCTTCTGAAGAGATGAGTATTGAAAGATTGGGGAATCTCACTCTTTGCGAAATAGAGAACTACTTTATTCAGTTTCATTTGGATCGTTGCAAAGGAAATAAGTCTCAAGCAGCCAGAAATCTTGGTATCACCGATCGAACTATATTTAATCGTATTCAGAAATTTGGCCTCCAGCTATCTCACTGA
- a CDS encoding peptidoglycan-binding protein, producing MNLFIKYTTLSTLLVVGAKLLPFPADASPLATQENQRGTSQFSKTAQGASQHSKSSSPIEAQEEAKQRVQERARLQHTLSKTDVQLLQQRLTERLGTPLTQDGILGPRTQAALREYQQKNNLEVTARPDAETLESLGF from the coding sequence ATGAATTTATTTATCAAATATACAACACTCTCAACCTTATTAGTGGTAGGTGCAAAGTTGCTTCCCTTCCCCGCCGATGCCTCACCTCTTGCAACACAAGAAAATCAACGGGGCACTTCACAATTTTCCAAAACAGCTCAGGGGGCGAGTCAACATTCGAAATCGAGCTCCCCAATTGAAGCGCAAGAAGAAGCGAAGCAACGCGTCCAAGAAAGAGCCCGGCTACAACACACGTTATCAAAGACCGATGTACAACTTCTTCAGCAACGATTAACAGAACGCTTAGGAACTCCTCTCACACAAGATGGAATTCTAGGTCCTCGCACTCAGGCAGCGTTACGTGAATACCAACAAAAGAATAACCTAGAGGTAACAGCGCGACCTGACGCTGAAACACTCGAAAGCCTGGGCTTCTAA
- a CDS encoding response regulator, producing the protein MTLGKVLVVEDEDSIAEDIMELLESFDCEIVGRASSVEGVLDLVEAEEPDLVLMDVKLDGEGDGVDAAMKIREESRVPIVFLTGYSDIDLLERAKKTEPHGYLVKPFKDIDLKTTVEMALYTSLKRHLGASSNGDTRESQDEPYRAVFEAAEKMGKGATKSFSKISAPLTQLGTEIFERLRSMDEFKGVEEDDLKGLASSSIRKKHTAGDIITLEGEVQNAGFIVDEGRAVFLKSSAKGRDLIVEFLVSGDSLGLLAALENEGYPYSTRIQTESTLIWVPRHTLLELFGAYPVLGERFLTKVLTRLKKSHDFSRLLAHEKVEVRVASALETLYPHFTSHEDNETVIRMTRQELAELTGTTEETCIRVTRAMEKAGILNLSENKAIRIVNRSALQEVANTTPNEDVYSASR; encoded by the coding sequence ATGACATTGGGGAAAGTTTTAGTTGTAGAGGACGAGGATTCTATTGCAGAAGATATCATGGAATTATTGGAGTCCTTTGATTGCGAAATTGTAGGCCGGGCATCCAGCGTTGAGGGAGTTCTTGACCTTGTTGAAGCAGAAGAGCCAGACCTAGTTCTCATGGATGTCAAGCTTGATGGTGAAGGGGATGGCGTTGATGCTGCTATGAAAATAAGGGAAGAATCAAGGGTGCCCATTGTCTTTCTCACGGGGTATTCAGATATTGATTTACTAGAGAGGGCAAAAAAAACTGAGCCGCATGGATACCTCGTCAAGCCTTTTAAAGATATAGATTTAAAGACAACAGTTGAAATGGCTCTTTATACGAGTCTGAAGCGTCACCTGGGAGCTTCATCGAATGGCGATACTAGAGAATCTCAAGATGAGCCATATCGGGCAGTGTTCGAAGCTGCAGAAAAAATGGGGAAAGGCGCCACAAAAAGTTTTTCTAAGATCTCGGCTCCACTTACACAACTCGGAACGGAGATTTTCGAGAGACTCCGTTCCATGGACGAGTTTAAAGGGGTGGAAGAAGACGATCTGAAGGGCTTGGCGAGTTCTAGTATACGTAAGAAGCACACAGCTGGAGATATCATTACTTTGGAAGGCGAGGTGCAAAATGCTGGGTTTATCGTTGATGAGGGAAGAGCCGTATTTTTAAAAAGTTCAGCAAAAGGAAGAGACCTCATAGTTGAATTTCTTGTGAGTGGAGATTCTCTTGGTCTGCTCGCAGCTCTCGAGAATGAAGGATATCCATATTCGACGAGGATTCAAACGGAGAGCACCTTAATTTGGGTACCCCGCCATACGCTCCTGGAGTTATTTGGCGCTTATCCTGTTCTGGGCGAGCGATTTTTGACTAAAGTACTTACGCGGCTTAAAAAATCTCACGATTTCTCTCGATTACTTGCGCATGAAAAAGTCGAAGTGCGAGTAGCTTCTGCTTTGGAAACCCTTTATCCGCACTTCACGAGCCATGAGGATAACGAGACGGTTATTAGAATGACGCGTCAGGAACTTGCGGAGTTAACAGGCACCACGGAAGAGACTTGCATTCGAGTGACTCGCGCGATGGAGAAGGCTGGTATCTTAAACCTCTCAGAAAACAAAGCAATTCGGATAGTAAATAGAAGTGCCCTACAAGAAGTTGCCAATACGACACCGAACGAGGATGTGTATTCTGCCAGCAGATAA